The following are from one region of the Arcobacter defluvii genome:
- a CDS encoding biotin synthase: protein MKNNDEIFLCAICNIESGTCNEDCKFCTQSVKYKADIQRYKQKEIAQIVEEAKRARANNANGFCLVTAGKGLTPKRLEYVCEAARAIKKENLGLILIACNGIATVEDLQTLKDAGVDAYNHNLETARDFYDEICTTHPWDDRYQTCLNVKEVGLRLVCGGIFGMGETQEQRISMLESIASLEPMNVPLNFFHPNEALPIVKNTITREEAFELIALARKMIPNAMKIMVAGGREVMFGDEQYKIFEKGANAFVIGDYLTTAGKTPADDIAELEKHGYKIKRERD from the coding sequence ATGAAAAATAATGACGAAATTTTTTTATGCGCCATTTGTAATATTGAAAGTGGAACATGTAATGAAGACTGTAAATTCTGTACACAAAGTGTAAAATATAAAGCAGATATTCAAAGATATAAACAAAAAGAGATTGCTCAAATTGTCGAAGAAGCAAAAAGAGCAAGAGCAAATAATGCAAATGGATTTTGTTTAGTAACAGCTGGAAAAGGACTAACTCCAAAAAGATTAGAGTATGTATGTGAAGCAGCACGTGCAATTAAAAAAGAGAATTTAGGTTTAATTTTAATTGCATGTAATGGTATTGCAACAGTTGAAGACCTTCAAACTTTAAAAGATGCAGGAGTTGATGCATATAATCACAACTTAGAAACAGCTAGAGATTTTTATGATGAGATTTGTACAACTCATCCTTGGGATGATAGATATCAAACTTGTTTAAATGTAAAAGAAGTTGGGTTAAGACTTGTATGTGGTGGAATTTTTGGAATGGGAGAGACTCAAGAGCAAAGAATTTCAATGCTGGAGTCAATTGCATCATTAGAGCCTATGAATGTTCCTTTAAACTTTTTCCATCCAAATGAGGCTTTACCAATTGTAAAAAATACAATTACAAGAGAAGAAGCTTTTGAACTTATAGCACTTGCTAGAAAGATGATTCCAAATGCAATGAAAATAATGGTTGCTGGTGGACGTGAAGTAATGTTTGGTGATGAGCAGTATAAAATCTTTGAAAAAGGTGCTAATGCATTTGTTATTGGTGATTATTTAACAACTGCTGGAAAAACTCCTGCTGATGATATTGCTGAGCTTGAAAAACATGGTTATAAAATAAAAAGAGAAAGAGATTAA
- a CDS encoding YfcE family phosphodiesterase — MKIGILSDSHLKSDYTKEVIDFFKNENCEYLIHAGDLCIEKNLELLENSGLKYIAVFGNNDRNLFSLASKYNIKSEPYYFKIKDIKFKLMHLPYHLTPDCDVVIFGHTHIFESDYKNKTLFINPGEVCAREKPLIECVQLGINENEYIITRCFKKINEKNFKKEEIIYEK, encoded by the coding sequence ATGAAAATAGGCATTTTGTCCGATAGTCACTTAAAAAGTGACTATACAAAAGAGGTGATAGATTTTTTCAAAAATGAAAATTGTGAATATTTAATTCATGCAGGTGATTTATGTATTGAAAAAAATCTTGAACTTTTAGAAAATTCTGGGCTTAAATATATAGCAGTTTTTGGAAATAATGATAGAAATTTGTTCTCTCTTGCTTCAAAATATAATATTAAATCAGAACCATATTATTTTAAAATAAAAGATATAAAGTTTAAACTTATGCACCTTCCTTATCATTTAACACCTGATTGTGATGTGGTGATTTTTGGACACACTCACATCTTTGAATCAGATTATAAAAATAAAACACTTTTTATAAATCCTGGAGAAGTGTGTGCAAGAGAAAAACCTTTAATAGAGTGCGTACAACTAGGGATTAATGAAAATGAGTATATAATCACACGTTGTTTTAAAAAGATTAATGAAAAAAATTTTAAAAAAGAAGAGATAATTTATGAAAAATAA
- the topA gene encoding type I DNA topoisomerase codes for MKNLVIVESPAKAKTISKFLGSDYTVMASMGHVRDLPKSSLGFDPSDNFKPKYMVTADKKKVISDLKKHISKDTTIYLAADEDREGEAIAWHLIPALKIEKNPIKRIVFHEITKDAILKALENPRDVDQHLVDAQQARRILDRAVGYELSPLLWKKVRYGLSAGRVQSVAVRIIVDRENEIRAFVPEEYWKVKADFINPELKAELAKISAKTAKVDNEEQALNIESSLNQGIYKLASIEEKESIRNPAAPFTTSTLQQEASRKLGLSVKQTMVIAQQLYEGNVGNIPNHTGGLITYMRTDSLNLSTVATSAAKAVIEEEYGKEYSLSKPRVYKSTAKGAQEAHEAIRPVNLALKPSMIKEFVEPAQYKLYSLIWKRTLATQMAQAKIANTTYKIEAGRDKEFEFQSKGQRIIFAGFMKAYTEGSDNPEAALDSTEKILPNIKVGTVLELEKLESEQNFTKPPARYTEASLVKKLESEGIGRPSTYAPTISTIQAREYVTKTEDKKLIPTQTGEIVNSFLVDHFSDIVDLGFTAKIEEEFDEIALGKIAWEQVMKDFYGNFKKTIDEKEESVHKEDYLQSREIGIDPKSGKPVSARVGRFGPFIQIGTKDDEEKPKFVAIPDNLNMDTITLDEALFLFTLPRVVGLDNSGDEIKANIGRFGPYLQVKTKFYSLKTDDPYTVDLNRALEIIKETDEAKEKSTIKTFDKEKIQILIGQYGPYIKQGRKNFKIPKSVEAKDLTLEQCLEIIAKDSKTKTSSTKKATTEKKETKKKTTTAKKTTKKSADK; via the coding sequence GTGAAGAATTTAGTAATAGTGGAGTCCCCAGCAAAAGCAAAAACAATATCGAAATTTCTAGGTAGTGACTATACCGTAATGGCTTCAATGGGGCATGTAAGAGATTTACCAAAGTCTAGTTTAGGGTTTGACCCAAGTGATAATTTTAAACCAAAATATATGGTTACTGCAGATAAAAAAAAAGTTATAAGTGATTTGAAAAAACACATTTCTAAAGATACCACAATTTACCTAGCAGCCGATGAAGATAGAGAGGGAGAGGCCATTGCATGGCATTTGATTCCTGCACTTAAAATAGAAAAAAATCCTATAAAAAGAATTGTTTTTCATGAAATTACAAAAGATGCAATTTTAAAAGCATTGGAAAATCCAAGAGATGTTGATCAACATTTAGTTGATGCTCAACAAGCAAGACGTATTTTAGATAGAGCAGTTGGTTATGAACTTTCTCCTTTATTATGGAAAAAAGTTAGATATGGATTAAGTGCTGGACGTGTTCAAAGTGTTGCTGTTAGAATTATAGTTGATAGAGAAAATGAAATAAGAGCATTTGTTCCTGAAGAATATTGGAAAGTAAAAGCTGATTTTATAAATCCCGAATTAAAAGCTGAACTTGCAAAAATTTCTGCAAAAACAGCAAAAGTTGATAATGAAGAACAAGCCTTAAATATAGAATCTTCACTTAATCAAGGAATTTATAAATTAGCAAGTATTGAAGAAAAAGAGAGTATAAGAAATCCTGCAGCTCCTTTTACAACATCTACACTCCAACAAGAAGCAAGTAGAAAACTTGGTCTTTCAGTAAAACAAACAATGGTTATTGCACAACAACTTTATGAAGGAAATGTAGGAAATATTCCAAATCATACAGGTGGTTTAATCACATATATGAGAACAGACTCTTTAAATCTTTCAACAGTTGCAACAAGTGCAGCTAAAGCTGTAATTGAAGAAGAGTATGGAAAAGAGTATTCATTAAGTAAACCAAGAGTTTATAAATCAACTGCTAAAGGTGCACAAGAAGCGCATGAAGCGATTCGTCCAGTTAATCTTGCATTAAAACCAAGTATGATTAAAGAGTTTGTTGAACCAGCTCAATATAAATTGTATAGTTTAATTTGGAAAAGAACCCTTGCTACTCAAATGGCACAAGCAAAAATTGCAAATACAACGTATAAAATCGAAGCTGGACGTGATAAAGAGTTTGAATTTCAATCTAAAGGGCAAAGAATCATTTTTGCTGGATTTATGAAAGCTTATACAGAAGGTAGTGATAATCCAGAAGCTGCACTTGATAGTACTGAAAAAATCTTGCCAAATATCAAAGTTGGAACAGTTTTAGAGTTAGAAAAATTAGAAAGTGAACAAAATTTTACAAAACCACCTGCTCGTTATACAGAAGCTTCTTTAGTTAAAAAACTAGAGAGTGAAGGAATAGGAAGACCATCAACTTATGCACCAACAATTTCAACTATTCAAGCAAGAGAGTATGTAACAAAAACTGAAGATAAAAAGTTAATTCCTACTCAAACAGGTGAAATTGTAAATAGCTTTTTAGTTGATCATTTTTCAGATATTGTAGATTTAGGTTTTACAGCTAAAATTGAAGAAGAGTTTGATGAAATAGCTCTTGGAAAGATTGCTTGGGAACAAGTAATGAAAGATTTTTATGGAAATTTTAAAAAAACAATTGATGAAAAAGAAGAGAGTGTTCACAAAGAAGATTATTTACAATCTAGAGAAATAGGAATAGATCCAAAATCAGGGAAACCAGTAAGTGCTAGAGTTGGGAGATTTGGACCATTTATTCAAATTGGAACAAAAGATGATGAAGAAAAACCAAAATTTGTTGCAATTCCTGATAATTTGAATATGGATACAATTACATTAGATGAAGCACTGTTTTTATTTACACTTCCAAGAGTTGTAGGACTTGATAATAGTGGAGATGAAATTAAAGCAAATATTGGAAGATTTGGTCCATATTTACAAGTTAAAACAAAATTTTATTCATTGAAAACTGATGATCCTTATACAGTTGATTTAAATAGAGCTTTAGAAATTATCAAAGAAACAGATGAAGCAAAAGAAAAATCTACTATTAAAACTTTTGATAAAGAAAAAATTCAAATCCTAATTGGTCAATATGGTCCATATATAAAACAAGGAAGAAAAAATTTCAAAATACCAAAAAGTGTTGAAGCAAAAGATTTAACTTTAGAGCAATGTCTTGAAATAATTGCAAAAGATTCTAAAACAAAAACAAGTTCGACAAAAAAAGCAACTACAGAAAAAAAAGAGACAAAAAAGAAAACAACTACAGCAAAAAAAACTACTAAAAAGAGTGCTGACAAATAG
- a CDS encoding UDP-N-acetylmuramate dehydrogenase, with protein sequence MQNSIRTIDFKRYSSINIGPTLDVLVINEIGDYSDYQIIGRANNLLISPNTNKKFAILGEEFDYIRQEGNLLYVGCATTSGKLLTYTKKHDIGNLEFLAKLPGNLGGLVKMNAGLKSWEVFNYINSIKTKDGYIKKENVSFSYRHTKIDTVVYEVVFNIEYGFSKERLKEFTKMRDNQPHIASAGSCFKNPKGEFAGRLIEAVGLKGMKKGDMSFSEQHANFLVNYDKGTFEDAVYLIKLAKEKIKKEFDIDIEEEIIIYK encoded by the coding sequence ATGCAAAATAGTATTAGAACAATTGATTTTAAAAGATATTCTTCAATTAATATAGGTCCAACACTGGATGTATTAGTAATAAATGAAATAGGTGATTATAGTGATTATCAAATAATTGGACGAGCTAATAATTTACTTATTTCACCTAATACGAATAAAAAATTTGCTATTTTAGGTGAAGAGTTTGATTATATAAGACAAGAAGGGAATTTATTATATGTAGGATGTGCTACAACCTCAGGAAAACTTTTAACTTACACAAAAAAACATGATATAGGAAATTTAGAATTTTTAGCAAAATTACCAGGAAATTTAGGTGGTTTAGTAAAAATGAATGCAGGATTAAAATCTTGGGAAGTTTTTAATTATATTAATAGTATAAAAACAAAAGATGGCTATATAAAAAAAGAGAATGTATCTTTTTCATATAGACATACAAAAATAGATACTGTTGTTTATGAAGTTGTATTTAATATAGAGTATGGATTCTCAAAAGAGCGATTGAAAGAGTTTACAAAAATGAGAGATAATCAACCTCATATTGCAAGTGCAGGAAGTTGTTTTAAAAATCCAAAAGGTGAGTTTGCTGGAAGATTAATAGAAGCTGTTGGTTTAAAAGGAATGAAAAAAGGTGATATGAGCTTTTCTGAACAACATGCAAATTTTTTAGTAAATTATGATAAAGGAACATTTGAAGATGCAGTTTATTTAATAAAACTTGCAAAAGAAAAAATAAAAAAAGAGTTTGATATAGATATAGAAGAAGAGATAATTATTTATAAGTAA
- a CDS encoding menaquinone biosynthesis family protein, with protein MKNISVGHSPDADDIFMYYAIKFGWVTPDDAKFENIALDIETLNQACLKGVYDICAISFALYPFVKDDYALLKTAVSFGEGYGPKLIKKKETVLKKNFKVALSGEFTTNALLFRIAYPNARIIYMNFLDIEKAVLEGTVDAGVLIHESILTYDEKLEVEREMWDVWLELSGGGLPLPLGGMCLRRSIPLHSAINYENTLIKAVEVANKNRKVLAPMLLEKGLIRVDAPTLDKYLDLYANDNSVKMSEIQYKALDKLFELGYKHGFYQNLIKAEDFLIPSEYEELRAK; from the coding sequence TTGAAAAATATTAGTGTAGGACATTCACCTGATGCAGATGATATATTTATGTATTATGCAATTAAATTTGGTTGGGTGACTCCAGATGATGCAAAATTTGAAAATATAGCTTTAGATATTGAAACATTAAATCAAGCTTGTTTAAAAGGGGTATATGATATTTGTGCAATCTCTTTTGCTTTATATCCTTTTGTTAAAGATGACTATGCACTTTTAAAAACAGCAGTATCTTTTGGTGAAGGTTATGGACCAAAACTTATAAAGAAAAAAGAAACTGTTTTAAAGAAAAATTTTAAAGTAGCTCTTAGTGGAGAATTTACAACAAATGCACTTTTATTTAGAATTGCTTATCCTAATGCAAGAATTATATATATGAATTTTTTAGATATTGAAAAAGCAGTTCTTGAGGGAACAGTAGATGCAGGTGTATTAATTCATGAATCAATATTAACTTATGATGAAAAATTAGAAGTTGAACGTGAAATGTGGGATGTTTGGTTGGAATTAAGTGGTGGAGGATTACCTTTACCACTTGGAGGAATGTGCTTACGTCGTTCAATTCCTCTTCATAGTGCGATTAATTATGAGAATACACTTATAAAAGCTGTTGAAGTTGCTAATAAAAATAGAAAAGTTTTAGCACCAATGCTTTTAGAAAAGGGATTAATTAGAGTTGATGCACCAACATTAGATAAATATTTAGATTTATATGCAAACGATAACTCAGTTAAAATGAGTGAAATTCAATATAAAGCATTAGATAAATTATTTGAACTTGGATATAAACATGGCTTTTATCAAAATTTGATAAAAGCAGAAGATTTTTTAATTCCAAGTGAATATGAAGAATTAAGAGCAAAATAA
- a CDS encoding transglycosylase SLT domain-containing protein, whose protein sequence is MKKILFLFLLIHTFCFSNSLGLTNVDLIILKKIKSLTDNTMMKYTLMAIAIKESSIGKKQINDFSNDYGLFQSNIKSVMKRQRVEDNYYNRKYFANKLLKDVAFSTANAIVEIDYWRKVHKENWVRVWASYNAGWRYSSTTGVLYADSIFDIIKKLRFEYNL, encoded by the coding sequence ATGAAAAAAATCTTATTTCTATTTTTACTCATTCATACATTTTGTTTTTCTAACTCTTTAGGATTAACAAATGTAGATTTAATTATTCTGAAAAAAATTAAATCTCTAACTGATAATACAATGATGAAATATACTTTAATGGCTATTGCAATTAAAGAATCTTCAATTGGAAAAAAACAAATCAATGATTTTAGTAATGATTATGGGCTTTTTCAGTCCAATATAAAAAGTGTAATGAAAAGACAAAGAGTAGAAGATAATTATTATAATAGAAAATATTTTGCTAATAAACTTTTAAAAGATGTGGCTTTTTCAACTGCAAATGCAATAGTTGAAATTGATTATTGGAGAAAAGTACATAAAGAAAATTGGGTTAGAGTTTGGGCAAGTTATAACGCAGGTTGGAGATATTCAAGTACAACGGGAGTTCTTTATGCTGATTCAATATTTGATATTATAAAAAAACTAAGGTTTGAATATAACTTATAA
- the nuoN gene encoding NADH-quinone oxidoreductase subunit NuoN produces the protein MLEPIKISLESLNLGTIAPMSIAIIGALGILLTDVFNKNKHKSLYVILVVLFLIFDLFTLLAFNGDERGMFDVMLLDGISVLSQCIIICGSILFVLLGLSKLRFQEFRYAEYFALYLLVVAGFQFMVSSDSLILIFVGLETSSLALYTMIAMHNRMVSIEAAVKYFTMGALAAAFFVFGSMIFYATTGTLELAQMAQVLSQEGYLSTLNYSNYVLILVGFVFMFAALGFKLSLFPYHIWVPDVYQGSTSAMAGFLSVIPKMAGFVVALRFFEMFIHLQDPIIQTLLYVTVVLTMTIPNLIALQQKDIKRMLAYSSISNAGMAMAAIVIGTHQATVALFLYWILFTITNFGAFGMLWLNRGKEYADYNSPYTFKKFSGLVQISPFTASILGMFFFALTGLPPFALFWGKMYLIGSAVNAGHIALAIIIVLNSVIAAYYYLRPVSYMFLRNPEEGMNTKFMQNASTPMKSVVGFVVFLTIISILLIEPLLNIIELYVSNSGF, from the coding sequence ATGCTTGAACCTATTAAAATAAGTTTAGAATCTCTAAACCTAGGAACAATAGCACCAATGTCAATAGCAATTATTGGTGCGTTAGGTATTTTATTAACTGATGTATTTAATAAAAATAAACACAAATCTTTATATGTAATTTTAGTTGTGTTATTTTTAATTTTTGATTTATTTACTCTTTTAGCTTTTAATGGTGATGAAAGAGGAATGTTTGATGTTATGTTATTAGATGGGATATCAGTTCTATCTCAATGTATAATAATTTGTGGTTCAATATTATTTGTTTTATTAGGATTATCAAAATTAAGATTCCAAGAATTTAGATATGCTGAATATTTTGCTTTATATTTATTAGTTGTTGCTGGATTCCAATTTATGGTAAGTTCCGATTCATTAATATTGATTTTTGTAGGTCTTGAAACTTCTTCTTTAGCTTTATATACAATGATAGCAATGCATAATAGAATGGTTTCTATTGAAGCTGCTGTAAAATACTTTACAATGGGAGCTTTAGCAGCTGCATTTTTCGTATTTGGGTCAATGATTTTTTATGCAACAACAGGAACTTTAGAATTAGCACAAATGGCACAAGTATTATCTCAAGAAGGATATTTAAGTACATTAAATTATTCTAACTATGTATTGATTTTAGTTGGATTTGTATTTATGTTTGCTGCACTTGGATTTAAGTTGTCTTTATTTCCTTATCATATTTGGGTTCCAGATGTTTATCAAGGATCAACATCAGCAATGGCAGGATTTTTATCTGTAATTCCTAAAATGGCAGGATTTGTTGTAGCACTAAGATTTTTTGAAATGTTCATTCATTTACAAGATCCAATTATTCAAACTTTACTTTATGTGACTGTAGTTTTAACAATGACAATTCCAAATTTAATTGCTTTACAACAAAAAGATATAAAAAGAATGCTAGCTTATTCATCAATATCAAATGCAGGTATGGCAATGGCTGCAATAGTTATAGGTACACATCAAGCAACAGTTGCATTATTTTTGTATTGGATTTTATTCACAATAACAAATTTTGGTGCTTTTGGAATGTTATGGTTAAATAGAGGGAAAGAGTATGCAGATTATAACTCTCCTTATACATTTAAAAAATTCTCAGGATTAGTTCAGATTTCACCATTTACAGCATCAATTTTAGGAATGTTCTTTTTCGCACTAACTGGTCTTCCTCCTTTTGCTCTGTTCTGGGGAAAAATGTATCTTATTGGAAGTGCTGTAAATGCAGGACATATCGCTTTAGCTATTATTATTGTTTTAAACTCAGTTATAGCAGCATACTATTATTTAAGACCAGTTTCTTATATGTTCTTAAGAAATCCAGAAGAGGGAATGAATACTAAATTTATGCAAAATGCTTCAACTCCTATGAAATCAGTTGTTGGTTTTGTTGTGTTTTTGACAATCATTTCAATTTTATTAATAGAACCTTTATTAAATATAATAGAATTATACGTATCTAATTCAGGATTTTAA
- a CDS encoding NADH-quinone oxidoreductase subunit M, producing MENILSMLIFFPAAAAVVGFLIHKDSMRQFGVVVTVVEFVLSLLLWYYFDSNVAGMQFVQSLPLISSYGINYTVGVDGVSLFLIVMITFMTMVALIGLTEKKDVKNLIITMLFLEMTMVGVFVSLDVIMFYIFWELTLIPMFYVIGFWGAEKRFYAAIKFFLYTFIGSLVMLVGMLYFGYVYHETTGVWSFSLMDWNSVVLPFDLQLWLFIAFFFGFAVKVPMFPFHTWLPLAHGQAPTIGSIMLAAVLLKMETYGFIRFSLPLFPDASVYFVGFMATLGLIAIIYTAMLAYAQEDMKQMIAYSSISHMGVITLGVFALNVEGISGAVYLMIGHGIVSGALFMSVGVLYDRRHTKMIKEFGGLAHNMPVFATVYAIVLMASIGLPLTIGFIGEFLSLLGFFKFSPILTFIGALTIILSAVYMLAMYKRTFFGKLVKPENKVLKDIFGRELVALGLLVVLIISLGIYPKLILDPLNTSVSQLTKVMEIKAVNEDTKEKLRALNSIGEVK from the coding sequence ATGGAAAATATTTTATCTATGTTGATATTTTTTCCTGCAGCTGCAGCAGTTGTTGGATTTTTAATTCACAAAGATTCAATGAGACAATTTGGGGTTGTGGTTACAGTAGTTGAGTTTGTATTGTCACTACTTCTATGGTATTACTTTGATTCAAATGTTGCGGGTATGCAATTTGTTCAGAGTTTGCCTTTAATAAGTTCTTATGGTATCAATTATACAGTGGGTGTTGATGGAGTTTCATTGTTTTTAATCGTTATGATTACGTTTATGACAATGGTAGCTTTAATTGGTTTAACAGAAAAAAAAGATGTGAAAAATCTAATCATAACTATGTTATTTTTAGAAATGACAATGGTTGGAGTTTTTGTATCTTTAGATGTAATTATGTTTTATATTTTCTGGGAATTAACACTTATTCCAATGTTTTATGTTATTGGTTTTTGGGGAGCAGAAAAAAGATTTTATGCGGCAATTAAATTCTTTTTATATACATTCATAGGTTCACTTGTGATGTTAGTTGGTATGCTTTATTTTGGGTATGTATATCATGAAACAACAGGAGTTTGGAGCTTTAGTTTAATGGATTGGAATAGTGTAGTATTGCCATTTGATTTACAACTTTGGTTATTTATAGCTTTCTTCTTTGGATTTGCAGTAAAAGTTCCAATGTTTCCTTTTCATACTTGGTTACCATTAGCTCATGGACAAGCACCAACAATTGGTTCAATAATGCTTGCAGCTGTATTATTAAAAATGGAAACTTATGGATTTATTAGATTCTCTTTACCATTATTCCCTGATGCAAGTGTATATTTTGTTGGATTTATGGCAACTTTAGGATTAATTGCAATTATTTATACAGCGATGTTAGCTTATGCTCAAGAAGATATGAAGCAGATGATAGCATATTCATCAATTTCACATATGGGAGTTATTACTCTTGGAGTATTTGCTTTAAATGTCGAAGGTATTTCAGGTGCTGTTTATTTAATGATTGGTCATGGTATTGTTTCAGGAGCTCTATTTATGAGTGTTGGAGTTTTATATGATAGAAGACATACTAAAATGATAAAAGAGTTTGGTGGATTAGCCCATAATATGCCAGTTTTTGCAACTGTTTATGCAATTGTATTAATGGCATCTATTGGATTACCTTTAACTATTGGATTTATTGGTGAATTTTTATCTTTACTAGGGTTCTTTAAATTCTCTCCTATCTTAACATTTATAGGCGCATTGACAATTATTTTAAGTGCAGTATATATGCTAGCTATGTATAAAAGAACATTTTTTGGAAAATTAGTAAAACCTGAAAATAAAGTATTAAAAGATATTTTTGGTAGAGAATTAGTAGCACTTGGTTTATTGGTAGTTTTAATTATATCATTAGGAATCTATCCAAAATTAATTTTAGACCCATTAAATACATCTGTTTCACAACTTACAAAAGTAATGGAAATAAAAGCAGTTAATGAAGATACAAAAGAAAAATTAAGAGCTTTAAACTCTATTGGGGAGGTTAAATAA
- the nuoL gene encoding NADH-quinone oxidoreductase subunit L, which produces MEKFIYIALFAPLVGSLIAALFSTQSKMVFTGWFTSFMLAVSMYASLNLLYYVYTEDISLHIVLFDWIVIGNLDIPFGFVVDHVSVVMMSVVTVVSTMVHIHSIGYMEHDKGFNRYFSYLSAFVFSMLVLVMSDNFAVLFIGWEGVGVCSWLLIGFWYHKESATWAANEAFIMNRIGDLGLLLGMFLIYWNIGSLQYDIVFAQFSTLETSTLIWIGALLFLGAMGKSAQFPLHTWLADAMEGPTPVSALIHAATMVTAGVYLVVRSNELYSLIPEVGYAIACLGAFVAIFAASMALVNNDMKRIIAYSTLSQLGYMFVAAGLGAYWIALFHLATHAFFKSVLFLGAGNVMHAMHDELDIRKMGGLHKEMKATSYIMIIASLALAGIFPLAGFFSKDKILEAAFYSDATVLWAILWITAGLTAFYSFRLVMKIFFGKANYSEELHPHEAKSFVIAAMIPLAILAVIAGWFEHSFVEFVTKILPTWETTNLEHSTAWKLILVTSAIAIFGIAVAVFKYKRDGFSKSWEDTFIYKLLSNQYYIPKIYEVCITKPYYAISVWVWKVIEIKFIDASIDGLAHFVNKMGVRFRPIQSGNLSSSLRLMTFGLILGLVFALVLSVL; this is translated from the coding sequence ATGGAAAAATTTATATATATTGCACTTTTTGCCCCTTTAGTTGGTTCTTTAATAGCTGCGTTGTTTTCAACTCAGTCTAAAATGGTATTCACAGGTTGGTTTACTTCATTTATGTTAGCTGTTTCGATGTATGCTTCTTTAAATCTGTTATATTATGTTTATACAGAAGATATATCTTTACATATAGTTTTATTTGATTGGATAGTAATAGGAAATTTAGATATTCCTTTTGGGTTTGTGGTTGATCATGTAAGTGTAGTAATGATGAGTGTTGTTACTGTTGTTTCAACAATGGTACACATTCATTCAATTGGATATATGGAACACGATAAAGGTTTTAATAGATATTTTTCATATTTATCAGCTTTTGTTTTTTCAATGTTAGTTTTAGTAATGAGTGATAATTTTGCTGTTTTATTTATTGGTTGGGAAGGAGTTGGAGTTTGTTCTTGGTTACTAATTGGATTTTGGTACCACAAAGAATCTGCAACTTGGGCAGCAAATGAAGCTTTTATTATGAATAGAATAGGAGACTTAGGATTATTACTTGGAATGTTTTTAATTTATTGGAATATTGGAAGTTTACAATATGATATTGTATTTGCACAATTTTCAACACTTGAAACTTCAACACTTATTTGGATTGGCGCTTTACTATTCTTAGGAGCTATGGGGAAATCTGCACAGTTTCCTTTACATACTTGGCTTGCAGATGCAATGGAAGGACCAACACCAGTTTCAGCACTTATTCATGCTGCAACAATGGTAACTGCCGGAGTTTATTTAGTAGTTCGTTCAAATGAATTGTATTCTTTAATTCCTGAGGTTGGTTATGCAATTGCTTGTTTAGGAGCATTTGTTGCAATATTTGCAGCTTCAATGGCTTTAGTAAATAATGATATGAAAAGAATTATTGCATATTCAACACTATCTCAATTAGGATATATGTTTGTTGCAGCTGGTCTTGGAGCTTATTGGATAGCATTATTTCACTTAGCAACACATGCTTTCTTTAAATCAGTATTATTTCTTGGAGCTGGAAATGTTATGCATGCAATGCATGATGAATTAGATATTAGAAAAATGGGTGGACTTCATAAAGAGATGAAGGCCACTTCATATATTATGATTATTGCTTCTTTAGCACTTGCAGGTATTTTCCCCCTTGCAGGATTCTTTTCAAAAGATAAAATTTTAGAAGCTGCATTTTATTCTGATGCGACAGTTTTATGGGCAATATTATGGATAACAGCTGGACTTACGGCGTTTTATTCATTTAGACTTGTAATGAAAATCTTTTTTGGAAAAGCAAATTATAGTGAAGAGTTACATCCTCATGAAGCAAAAAGTTTTGTAATTGCTGCAATGATACCTCTTGCAATTTTAGCTGTTATAGCTGGTTGGTTTGAACATTCATTTGTAGAATTTGTTACAAAAATATTACCAACTTGGGAAACAACGAACTTAGAACACTCAACAGCTTGGAAATTGATTTTAGTTACAAGTGCAATTGCAATTTTTGGTATAGCTGTTGCAGTATTTAAATATAAAAGAGATGGATTTAGTAAATCTTGGGAAGATACGTTTATTTATAAATTATTAAGTAATCAATACTATATCCCAAAAATATATGAAGTTTGTATTACAAAACCATATTATGCAATATCAGTTTGGGTATGGAAAGTAATTGAAATTAAATTTATTGATGCATCAATTGATGGTTTAGCACATTTCGTTAATAAAATGGGAGTTAGATTTAGACCAATTCAATCGGGAAATCTATCATCATCATTAAGACTAATGACTTTTGGACTAATCTTAGGATTAGTATTTGCTTTAGTCTTATCGGTACTTTAA